One window of Flavobacteriales bacterium genomic DNA carries:
- a CDS encoding carboxypeptidase-like regulatory domain-containing protein: MIRILLLTCFTLAIFPLLAQKGTIVGTVTALENGVAEPQPFANVLIKGTSTGVSTDLDGHFSLPTEAGSQTVVVSMVGHANVERDVTVIADQAVQLDIPLDEGVQEMKTVQVVRERRVDSEVAVMQAVRNSDQVANAIGRQQIAKGQDRTAADVVKRIPGVTIIGDRFVMVRGLADRYNTVLLNGVTAPSLEPDRRAFSFDLLPSGAVDRMMIYKTGAPELPGEFAGGVIQVTTTGVPEKNEVKVSYGLGVRSGTTFHDIQQDQRSSTDFLGFDDGSRQLPSDFPAHLNTVTSAEQLAAYGRELPDTWTASTSTAAPDQRFGLMIARRFGKDGAKNHYGNVTSIDLSNTNATYTSKNYNYNSYDPAAQRSDTIYNYTDHENNRTARVGVMHNWSALIGPTTKLEFRNLFDQVGENRTTARTGRNLEEGFDVRNYAYQYTERTIYSGQLHGSHDLMKDRTHADWTLGYGRAWSKEPDFRRVRTVRNIGATDAPYQVVIAPTASTLDAGRFYSDLNESTYTGKLDLSHDLGKEDAKFKATIRAGGMAERKERDFSARWMSFKKANTGQFDNSLGLLPLDEIFADANINGTTGFKLEEGTNPSDRYTASNTLFAGYVGTTMKWGKLFVMGGGVRVEHNRQQLNGATYGGTRVSVDNPITSVLPSVNASWNITERSLVRVAWSNTVNRPEFRELAPFSFYDFSSNNVLYGNPALTTATIRNFDARWEMYPSLGDVVSIGVFQKSFTDPVEMFFVPGAGSGGTRNFTFKNAESAESIGAEVEVRRSLNGIFPEGWLSRLGVLFNGSLIKSSVTLGAQAVGQDNERPMMGQSPYVVNAGLFYMDTERKLQYNVVFNTFGKRLYAVGSFGTPDIYEMPSGALDATLSKAFGEHYNVKIGAQNILNTLTLLQQDSNADGKIGSNDEEIMSYRRGVYFSGALSYTF; the protein is encoded by the coding sequence ATGATCCGCATTCTCCTTCTCACCTGCTTCACACTCGCCATATTCCCGCTCCTGGCACAAAAAGGCACCATTGTCGGAACAGTCACGGCCTTGGAGAACGGCGTGGCCGAACCGCAGCCCTTCGCCAACGTGCTCATCAAAGGCACGAGCACTGGTGTCAGCACGGACCTCGATGGACATTTCAGTCTGCCAACGGAGGCGGGATCGCAAACCGTGGTAGTGAGCATGGTGGGGCATGCGAACGTTGAACGCGACGTGACGGTGATCGCCGACCAAGCCGTGCAACTCGATATTCCGCTTGACGAGGGAGTGCAGGAGATGAAGACCGTACAGGTCGTGCGCGAGCGGAGGGTGGATTCAGAGGTGGCGGTGATGCAGGCCGTGCGCAACAGCGACCAAGTGGCCAATGCGATCGGCCGCCAACAGATAGCCAAGGGTCAGGACCGCACGGCTGCGGATGTGGTGAAGCGCATACCCGGCGTCACCATCATCGGCGACCGCTTCGTGATGGTACGCGGACTGGCGGACCGCTATAACACCGTTCTATTGAACGGCGTCACCGCACCAAGCCTGGAGCCCGATCGCCGGGCCTTCAGCTTCGACCTGCTGCCCAGCGGTGCCGTGGACCGCATGATGATCTATAAGACAGGAGCCCCTGAACTGCCCGGCGAATTCGCCGGCGGGGTGATCCAAGTGACGACCACCGGTGTGCCGGAGAAGAACGAGGTCAAGGTCAGCTACGGCCTCGGGGTACGCAGCGGAACGACCTTCCATGACATCCAACAGGACCAGCGAAGCTCCACGGACTTCCTCGGATTTGACGACGGTTCACGTCAACTCCCCTCGGACTTCCCAGCGCACCTCAACACCGTCACCAGCGCGGAACAATTGGCAGCCTATGGCCGCGAGCTCCCCGATACATGGACGGCATCCACCAGCACCGCCGCGCCGGACCAGCGCTTCGGCCTCATGATCGCCCGGCGCTTCGGCAAGGACGGCGCAAAGAACCACTATGGCAACGTCACCTCCATCGACCTGTCGAACACGAACGCGACGTATACCTCCAAGAATTACAACTACAATTCGTACGACCCCGCAGCGCAACGCAGTGATACCATTTACAACTATACCGACCACGAGAACAACCGGACCGCGCGCGTAGGCGTGATGCACAACTGGAGCGCTTTGATCGGACCGACGACCAAGCTTGAGTTCCGCAACCTCTTCGACCAAGTGGGCGAGAACCGCACAACAGCGCGCACCGGCAGGAACCTGGAAGAGGGCTTCGACGTGCGGAACTATGCCTATCAGTATACCGAACGGACCATCTATAGTGGACAGCTGCACGGTTCACATGATCTGATGAAGGACCGCACCCACGCGGACTGGACCTTGGGCTATGGCCGGGCATGGAGCAAGGAGCCGGACTTCCGGCGCGTACGGACCGTCCGCAACATCGGGGCCACCGATGCGCCCTATCAAGTAGTGATCGCCCCGACGGCCTCCACACTTGATGCAGGCCGCTTCTACAGTGACCTGAACGAAAGCACGTACACGGGGAAATTGGACCTGTCCCATGACCTGGGCAAGGAGGACGCGAAGTTCAAGGCCACCATCCGGGCGGGCGGAATGGCGGAGCGCAAGGAGCGCGACTTCAGCGCCCGATGGATGTCCTTCAAGAAGGCGAACACGGGTCAGTTCGACAACTCCTTGGGACTGCTTCCCTTGGATGAGATCTTCGCTGATGCCAATATCAACGGGACCACCGGCTTCAAGCTGGAGGAAGGCACCAATCCCAGTGACCGCTACACCGCCTCGAACACCCTGTTCGCCGGCTATGTGGGCACCACGATGAAATGGGGGAAATTGTTCGTCATGGGCGGCGGTGTGCGCGTGGAGCATAACCGCCAGCAACTGAACGGCGCGACCTATGGCGGCACCAGGGTGAGCGTGGACAACCCGATCACCAGCGTGCTCCCTTCGGTGAACGCATCCTGGAACATCACGGAAAGATCCTTGGTCCGGGTGGCGTGGAGCAATACCGTGAACCGTCCGGAGTTCCGGGAGCTTGCCCCGTTCTCCTTCTATGATTTCAGCTCGAACAACGTGCTGTACGGCAACCCCGCGCTGACCACCGCGACGATCCGCAATTTTGATGCTCGGTGGGAAATGTATCCCAGCTTGGGCGATGTGGTGAGCATTGGTGTATTCCAGAAGTCGTTCACGGACCCCGTGGAAATGTTCTTCGTCCCCGGTGCCGGATCGGGCGGAACACGCAACTTCACATTCAAGAACGCCGAAAGTGCGGAAAGCATCGGTGCCGAAGTGGAGGTGCGCCGCTCACTGAACGGGATCTTCCCGGAGGGTTGGCTCAGCCGCTTGGGCGTTCTGTTCAACGGCTCGCTCATCAAGAGTTCCGTGACCCTCGGGGCACAAGCGGTCGGACAGGACAACGAGCGGCCGATGATGGGACAAAGCCCTTACGTGGTGAATGCCGGCCTGTTCTATATGGACACGGAGAGGAAATTGCAGTACAACGTGGTGTTCAACACCTTCGGGAAACGGCTCTATGCCGTGGGCAGCTTCGGCACCCCGGATATTTACGAGATGCCCTCCGGTGCCTTGGATGCGACCCTTAGCAAAGCCTTTGGAGAACACTACAATGTGAAGATCGGAGCGCAGAACATCCTTAATACCCTGACGCTTTTGCAGCAGGACAGCAATGCGGACGGCAAGATCGGGAGCAATGACGAAGAGATCATGAGCTATCGGCGCGGCGTCTACTTCAGCGGTGCCTTGAGCTATACCTTCTGA
- a CDS encoding T9SS C-terminal target domain-containing protein has product MDLLNKKSIWALLIGSALLATTACKKDDDIVTPEPTSPTAFTITDIGNNTNKVEGAASSDFTFTNDKQWLLQGFVYVNDGATLTVDPGTVIRGDKNSKGTLIIRRGAKIHAVGNSAQPIVFTSNQPAGSRDYGDWGGIVLCGRANNNQPGGEAIIEGGPDASYGGGSSPNDADNSGILQFVRIEFPGIALQPNQEINGLSLCAVGNGTIIDHIQVSYSGDDSYEFFGGTVNMMNIVAFRGWDDEFDTDNGYRGKVQFALSISDPAIADQSGSNGFESDNDASGSTSAPYTMPIFSNVTFFGPFAVAGGTPNGQFKRAAHIRRNSRCNTYNTVFAGYPTGILLDGSLTEADATSNTLQIHGSIVAGCPSALEVVAGSTFDIASWFHTSGSGNSVMANLSDLGVSTPLVMNAPALLPNGGSPLLSGADFSGNASDPFFQQVAFRGAFGTQDWTAGWCNWDPQNTAY; this is encoded by the coding sequence ATGGACCTCTTGAACAAGAAATCGATCTGGGCTCTGCTCATTGGAAGCGCACTGCTCGCCACCACCGCCTGCAAAAAGGACGACGACATCGTAACGCCGGAACCAACATCTCCGACGGCCTTCACGATCACCGATATCGGCAACAACACCAACAAGGTGGAGGGTGCGGCCAGCAGCGACTTCACTTTCACGAATGACAAGCAATGGCTGTTGCAAGGCTTTGTCTATGTGAACGACGGCGCCACTTTGACCGTCGACCCCGGTACGGTGATCCGCGGGGACAAGAACAGCAAGGGCACACTGATCATCCGGCGCGGTGCCAAGATCCATGCCGTGGGGAACAGCGCCCAGCCGATCGTATTCACCAGCAACCAGCCCGCTGGCAGCCGCGACTATGGCGATTGGGGCGGCATCGTCCTCTGCGGGCGCGCGAACAACAACCAGCCCGGTGGGGAGGCGATCATCGAAGGTGGGCCCGATGCCTCCTATGGTGGTGGCTCAAGCCCGAATGATGCCGACAACAGTGGAATCCTGCAGTTCGTCCGCATCGAGTTTCCCGGCATCGCGCTCCAACCGAACCAGGAGATCAACGGTCTCTCTTTGTGCGCCGTAGGCAACGGAACAATAATTGACCACATCCAAGTGAGCTATAGCGGCGATGACAGCTATGAGTTCTTCGGAGGTACGGTGAACATGATGAACATCGTGGCCTTCCGCGGTTGGGATGACGAGTTCGACACGGACAATGGCTATCGCGGCAAAGTGCAGTTCGCACTTTCCATCAGCGACCCGGCCATTGCGGACCAAAGCGGCAGCAACGGTTTCGAGAGCGACAACGATGCAAGCGGTTCCACCAGTGCGCCATACACAATGCCGATCTTCAGCAATGTGACATTCTTCGGGCCGTTCGCCGTCGCCGGGGGTACTCCGAACGGACAGTTCAAGCGTGCCGCGCATATCCGCCGCAACAGCCGTTGCAACACCTACAACACGGTCTTCGCGGGTTATCCGACCGGCATTCTGTTGGATGGATCGCTCACCGAGGCGGACGCGACCAGCAATACCCTCCAGATCCATGGCAGCATCGTGGCCGGTTGTCCGTCCGCATTGGAGGTGGTGGCCGGAAGCACGTTCGACATTGCTTCCTGGTTCCATACCAGCGGGTCCGGTAACAGTGTGATGGCCAACCTTAGCGACCTCGGAGTTTCCACGCCCTTGGTCATGAATGCCCCGGCCCTGTTGCCCAATGGTGGCTCTCCCCTGCTGAGCGGTGCGGACTTCAGCGGAAACGCGAGCGATCCGTTCTTCCAACAGGTCGCCTTCCGCGGTGCGTTCGGCACACAGGACTGGACTGCCGGCTGGTGCAACTGGGACCCGCAGAACACCGCTTACTAG
- a CDS encoding sensor histidine kinase: MSLFPAMHGSFVPRVLLGSVAMAVFMVSGAVTFFAVERFVQARVDLIHRTVHEARSAGAVSGKARKEDLRAVDAEVTAWAGSKRSEVLELRERERFRREFIGNLAHELRTPTFSIQGYILTLLEGGLEDPKVNRKFLERASRGTERMVRIIEDLDLITQLESGVIGIAPERMDLRKLVNEMMDELRQAAQQREVKLINALEDEVLVHADRDRLAQVLLNLLNNAIHYGREGGTCTVRAFHIGEQVLVEVEDDGPGIAEEHLPRLFERFYRVGKSRARNEGGTGLGLAIVKHIVESHGGTISVKSFEGQGTTFSFTLPSAR; this comes from the coding sequence ATGTCCCTGTTCCCGGCCATGCATGGGTCGTTCGTCCCCCGCGTTCTGCTTGGGTCCGTCGCTATGGCCGTATTCATGGTCTCCGGTGCCGTCACCTTTTTCGCGGTGGAACGCTTCGTGCAGGCCCGGGTGGACCTGATCCATCGCACCGTGCATGAGGCCCGCAGTGCCGGAGCGGTTTCCGGAAAGGCCAGGAAGGAGGATCTCCGCGCGGTGGATGCCGAAGTGACCGCATGGGCAGGGAGCAAGCGCTCGGAGGTCCTCGAACTGCGGGAACGTGAACGTTTCCGGCGGGAGTTCATAGGCAACCTCGCACATGAGCTGCGCACTCCCACGTTCAGCATCCAAGGGTATATCCTGACGCTTTTGGAGGGTGGGCTGGAGGATCCGAAGGTGAACCGGAAATTCCTTGAACGCGCCAGCAGGGGCACCGAACGGATGGTCCGCATCATCGAGGACCTGGACCTGATCACCCAATTGGAAAGCGGGGTGATCGGCATAGCTCCGGAACGGATGGACCTGCGCAAACTGGTGAACGAGATGATGGACGAACTGCGTCAAGCGGCCCAGCAGCGGGAGGTGAAGTTGATCAACGCTTTGGAGGATGAGGTCCTTGTACATGCCGACAGGGACCGCTTGGCGCAGGTCCTTCTCAACCTGCTGAACAACGCCATCCATTACGGAAGGGAAGGGGGGACCTGCACGGTGCGCGCATTCCATATCGGTGAGCAGGTGTTGGTGGAGGTGGAGGACGATGGGCCGGGCATCGCGGAGGAACACTTGCCCCGTCTGTTCGAGCGCTTTTACCGGGTGGGAAAGAGCCGCGCCAGGAACGAGGGAGGGACAGGACTGGGACTCGCTATCGTGAAGCACATCGTGGAGTCGCATGGCGGGACCATCTCGGTGAAGAGCTTTGAGGGACAGGGCACCACGTTCTCTTTTACGCTGCCCTCCGCCCGGTGA
- a CDS encoding Na/Pi cotransporter family protein codes for MQFLMLAGSLGLLVFGMKLMSEGLQQAAGSRMRRVLETMTRDRLRGVFTGISTTVIVQYSSVVSVMVVSFVNSGLLTLRKAVPVLIGANIGTTLKLLLFVGVGFSALQLPYIALPLMGLALPLLFMRGPRIKATSNLLIGTALLFLALGLLKDNVPPPTADALGFLRSWEGGGILSDLLFVGIGALLAITIQSSSVALVLTVALCEAGTIGYATGAALVLGENIGTTFTANIAALAGNVWAKRAARAHLLIKVLGVAWALVAFKPLLAGIAFFTEQINGSDPHTDASVLKWSLTYLHFAFNLVNGIVLLQFIPWLEKAVTRLVPARNTPDEEFRLEYLEDPMMAVTPELSLMEANKEIAKFGRLCHRMLGMVRELLLETAPQERALLLRRIAKYGSITGRMKNEVGRFLTRTGTETRDEAVSARIRGLLSIIGDLDHAGGILFRMSKGLERKSDERLWFSPEQRQDLLDMMGLVDHAFIVMVRNLEAEGGQVSLDEAMMAEQRIDRQRDRLSHHHLQNIEHEDHNIRTGMAYTELFTSCEKLGDHLVQVSEALAGRI; via the coding sequence ATGCAATTCCTGATGCTCGCGGGTTCGCTCGGGCTGCTTGTCTTTGGCATGAAGTTGATGAGCGAAGGCCTGCAACAGGCGGCCGGCTCACGTATGCGGCGCGTACTGGAAACGATGACCCGTGACCGGCTGCGCGGGGTGTTCACCGGCATCTCCACCACGGTGATCGTCCAGTATTCCTCCGTGGTATCGGTAATGGTGGTGAGTTTCGTCAACTCCGGCCTGCTCACCTTGCGAAAGGCCGTCCCGGTGTTGATCGGGGCGAACATCGGCACCACGTTGAAATTGCTCCTTTTCGTGGGGGTGGGCTTCTCCGCACTGCAACTTCCCTATATCGCACTTCCGCTGATGGGTTTGGCGCTTCCGCTGCTCTTCATGCGGGGCCCACGGATCAAGGCCACCAGCAACCTGTTGATCGGCACCGCACTGCTTTTCCTTGCGCTCGGCCTGCTGAAGGACAATGTACCTCCGCCCACCGCGGATGCCTTGGGCTTCCTGAGATCCTGGGAAGGTGGCGGCATCCTGTCCGATCTGCTCTTCGTCGGCATCGGTGCCCTGTTGGCGATCACCATCCAATCCTCGAGCGTGGCGTTGGTGCTCACCGTCGCGCTGTGCGAGGCGGGCACCATCGGGTACGCCACCGGTGCAGCGCTGGTGCTGGGTGAGAACATCGGCACCACCTTCACGGCGAACATCGCCGCGCTGGCCGGCAACGTGTGGGCCAAACGCGCGGCGCGCGCCCACCTGCTGATCAAGGTGCTGGGCGTGGCCTGGGCACTGGTGGCCTTCAAACCCCTTCTCGCTGGTATCGCGTTCTTCACCGAACAGATCAACGGGAGCGATCCACACACCGATGCCTCCGTATTGAAATGGTCGTTGACGTATTTGCACTTCGCGTTCAACCTGGTGAACGGGATCGTCCTGTTGCAGTTCATTCCTTGGCTCGAAAAGGCGGTGACGCGCCTAGTGCCTGCGCGCAACACACCCGATGAGGAGTTCCGGCTGGAGTATCTCGAGGATCCGATGATGGCCGTTACGCCGGAACTTTCCCTGATGGAGGCGAACAAGGAGATCGCCAAATTCGGCAGGCTGTGCCACCGCATGCTGGGCATGGTGCGCGAGCTCCTCCTCGAGACCGCCCCGCAAGAGCGCGCCTTGTTGCTACGGCGCATCGCGAAGTACGGGTCCATCACGGGCCGCATGAAGAACGAAGTGGGCCGCTTCCTCACCCGCACCGGCACGGAGACCCGCGACGAGGCGGTCAGCGCGCGTATCCGGGGGCTGCTTTCCATCATCGGCGACCTCGATCATGCCGGCGGCATACTGTTCCGGATGAGCAAGGGCCTTGAACGCAAAAGCGATGAACGGCTTTGGTTCTCGCCCGAGCAACGCCAGGACCTGCTCGACATGATGGGACTTGTGGACCATGCCTTCATCGTGATGGTGCGCAACCTCGAAGCGGAGGGGGGGCAAGTATCCCTCGACGAGGCCATGATGGCCGAACAACGCATCGATCGCCAACGGGACCGGCTCAGCCACCACCATCTCCAGAACATCGAACACGAGGACCACAACATCCGCACGGGCATGGCCTACACCGAACTCTTCACCAGTTGTGAAAAGCTGGGCGACCACCTGGTCCAAGTGAGCGAGGCGCTCGCGGGACGGATCTGA
- a CDS encoding response regulator transcription factor: MTSTVSHKVLLVDDEEDILDLLRYNLEREGIVVRTATNGQDALKMAKAERPDLVVLDIMMPGMDGVEVCNELRRTPGLENTLIVFLTARTEDYSHIAGYEAGGDDYINKPVRPKVFVNKVQALLKRTRSGQTASMVIEANGIRMDLERITVTAQGKVLQLPKKEFELLALLMGKPGKVFRREEIYTHVWGNDVFVGDRTIDVHIRKLREKIGDDRIGTVKGMGYKFEA, from the coding sequence ATGACCAGCACGGTGAGCCATAAGGTGCTTTTGGTGGATGACGAGGAGGACATTCTGGACCTGCTGCGGTATAACTTGGAGCGGGAGGGCATCGTGGTCCGAACGGCGACCAACGGTCAGGATGCGTTGAAGATGGCGAAGGCGGAACGGCCGGACCTGGTGGTGCTGGACATCATGATGCCCGGCATGGACGGTGTGGAGGTCTGCAACGAATTGCGAAGGACACCCGGACTGGAGAACACGCTGATCGTCTTCCTCACCGCACGCACCGAGGACTATTCCCACATCGCCGGTTACGAGGCAGGCGGAGATGACTACATCAATAAGCCGGTCCGCCCCAAAGTGTTCGTGAACAAGGTGCAAGCGCTGTTGAAGCGCACGCGCAGCGGCCAAACCGCGTCCATGGTCATTGAGGCCAACGGGATCCGCATGGACTTGGAGCGTATCACCGTGACCGCCCAAGGCAAGGTCCTACAACTACCCAAGAAGGAATTCGAACTCCTCGCCCTATTGATGGGCAAGCCCGGCAAAGTCTTCCGGCGGGAAGAGATCTACACCCATGTCTGGGGCAATGACGTTTTCGTAGGCGACCGTACGATCGATGTCCACATCCGCAAGCTGCGGGAGAAGATCGGCGATGACCGTATCGGAACGGTCAAGGGCATGGGATACAAGTTCGAGGCGTAG
- a CDS encoding DedA family protein, giving the protein MELFTGWADAGLPALFLACFLAATILPFSSEALLLAMALGAWGTVPLLLTASIGNTLGGLTNYGLGRWLPEGKLMRKLKIDPAKAERWRSLVQRYGVWCALLCWLPVIGDPIAIALGLFRTRILPVTVLMFIGKAVRYAVLLAAIRGLHG; this is encoded by the coding sequence ATGGAGCTTTTCACGGGTTGGGCTGATGCGGGTCTGCCGGCACTTTTTCTGGCCTGCTTTCTCGCCGCCACCATTCTCCCGTTCAGCTCCGAGGCGTTGCTGCTCGCCATGGCATTGGGTGCGTGGGGCACAGTGCCGCTGCTGCTCACGGCGAGCATCGGCAACACATTGGGCGGGCTTACCAATTACGGTCTCGGTCGCTGGCTGCCGGAAGGAAAGCTGATGCGCAAGTTGAAGATCGATCCCGCCAAGGCCGAACGATGGCGCTCGTTGGTGCAACGCTACGGGGTTTGGTGCGCGCTCCTGTGCTGGCTGCCCGTGATCGGTGATCCGATAGCGATCGCGCTGGGGCTGTTCCGTACGCGGATACTTCCCGTCACGGTGCTGATGTTCATCGGAAAGGCGGTGCGCTATGCCGTGTTGCTCGCTGCCATCCGGGGTCTCCACGGTTAG
- the purH gene encoding bifunctional phosphoribosylaminoimidazolecarboxamide formyltransferase/IMP cyclohydrolase, which translates to MVDHSKRIESALISVFHKDGLEPIVRELHRLDVHLYSTGGTRAFIEGLGIPVTPVESLTTFPSILGGRVKTLHPKVFGGILARRGLTADVAQMEEHAIPPIDLVIVDLYPFEATVAAGGSEEEIIEKIDIGGISLIRAAAKNFDDVLIVPAQRHYAETLRILTGQKGATTLAQRKAFATHAFAESAHYDRAIHAWFTGEKADGPAVSGQPEHVLRYGENPHQPASFIGDLDGLFGRLNGKELSYNNLLDLDAAVELVDDLATVEGVPFCILKHNNACGAAIRPTLKEAWEAALAGDPVSAFGGVLITNVTIDLATAIAIDALFFEIICAPDYKAAALEVLRKKKNRIILKRSAAPKPERKFRTALNGTLSQAPDRVIDRAEGMQATTKKVPTAPELADLVFANILVKHTKSNAIVLAKGTQLLGSGTGQTSRVDALEQAIAKAGKFNFDLHGAVMASDAFFPFPDCVAIAANSGITAIVQPGGSIRDQDSIDVCNELGIAMCITGNRHFKH; encoded by the coding sequence ATGGTCGACCACTCCAAGCGCATCGAGAGCGCATTGATCTCCGTATTCCACAAGGACGGCCTCGAGCCGATCGTGCGGGAACTGCACCGGCTGGACGTGCATTTGTACAGCACGGGCGGCACCCGTGCGTTCATCGAGGGCCTCGGCATTCCGGTCACTCCCGTGGAGTCCCTCACGACTTTCCCGAGCATTTTGGGAGGTCGCGTGAAGACCTTGCACCCCAAAGTCTTTGGCGGCATCCTGGCGCGACGCGGCCTAACGGCGGACGTGGCGCAGATGGAGGAGCATGCCATCCCGCCGATCGACCTGGTTATCGTGGACCTCTACCCCTTCGAGGCCACGGTGGCCGCTGGCGGAAGCGAGGAGGAGATCATCGAGAAGATCGACATCGGTGGTATTTCGTTGATCCGTGCAGCGGCGAAGAATTTTGACGACGTACTGATCGTACCTGCACAACGGCACTACGCAGAAACGCTGCGGATCCTCACCGGACAAAAAGGCGCCACCACTTTGGCCCAACGCAAGGCCTTCGCAACGCATGCCTTCGCCGAAAGCGCCCACTACGACCGGGCCATCCACGCTTGGTTCACCGGTGAAAAGGCCGATGGCCCCGCAGTCTCCGGCCAGCCCGAGCATGTGTTGCGCTACGGCGAAAACCCGCACCAACCGGCCAGTTTCATCGGCGACCTGGACGGCCTTTTCGGGCGGCTCAACGGCAAGGAGCTCAGCTACAACAACCTTTTGGACCTGGACGCCGCAGTGGAATTGGTGGACGACCTGGCCACGGTGGAAGGCGTCCCCTTCTGCATCCTGAAGCACAACAATGCGTGCGGCGCGGCCATCCGGCCCACGTTGAAGGAAGCTTGGGAAGCGGCCTTGGCGGGCGATCCCGTGAGCGCTTTCGGCGGTGTGCTCATCACCAACGTCACCATTGATCTTGCAACAGCAATAGCCATTGATGCGCTGTTCTTCGAGATCATCTGCGCACCGGATTATAAGGCAGCTGCGTTGGAGGTTCTCCGCAAGAAGAAGAACCGGATCATCTTGAAGCGGAGCGCAGCACCAAAGCCGGAGCGGAAGTTCCGCACCGCATTGAACGGAACCCTTTCCCAGGCACCGGACCGCGTGATCGACCGGGCGGAGGGCATGCAGGCGACCACCAAGAAGGTCCCCACGGCACCGGAACTCGCAGACCTCGTCTTCGCGAACATCTTGGTGAAGCACACCAAGAGCAATGCGATCGTACTGGCGAAAGGCACGCAATTGCTGGGCAGCGGCACCGGCCAGACCAGCCGGGTGGACGCACTGGAGCAGGCCATCGCCAAAGCGGGCAAATTCAATTTCGACCTGCACGGGGCGGTGATGGCGAGCGACGCCTTCTTCCCCTTCCCGGACTGCGTGGCCATCGCAGCAAATTCGGGCATTACGGCCATTGTACAACCCGGGGGCAGCATCCGTGACCAGGACAGCATCGACGTGTGCAACGAGCTTGGCATCGCCATGTGCATCACCGGCAACAGACACTTCAAACACTAA
- a CDS encoding rod shape-determining protein yields the protein MGWFSGFFTQEIAIDLGTANTLIIHNDKVVVDEPSIVAKDRTTGKVIAIGRQAQQMHGKTHENIKTVRPLKDGVIADFQAAEDMIKGMIKMINPNRQLFTPNIRMVICIPSGITEVEKRAVKDSAEHAGAKEVYLIHEPMAAAIGIGIDVEEPMGNMIIDIGGGTSEIAVIALGGIVCDKNIRVAGDEFTSDIEEYMRRQHNILVGERTAEQIKIEVGSALVELEDPPPDYAVRGRDLMTGIPKEITVTYSEIAQALDKSISKIEEAILSALESTPPELSADIYRTGIYLAGGGALLRGLDKRISIKTKLPVHVSEDPLRAVARGTGIALRNIDRFQFLMRE from the coding sequence ATGGGCTGGTTCTCCGGATTTTTCACTCAAGAGATCGCGATCGACCTCGGCACCGCCAACACCCTCATCATCCACAACGACAAGGTGGTGGTGGACGAACCGAGCATCGTGGCGAAGGACCGCACCACCGGCAAGGTGATCGCCATCGGCAGGCAGGCCCAGCAGATGCACGGGAAGACCCATGAGAACATCAAGACCGTGCGCCCGCTGAAGGACGGTGTGATCGCCGACTTCCAGGCCGCGGAGGACATGATCAAGGGCATGATCAAAATGATCAACCCGAACCGGCAGCTCTTCACGCCGAACATCCGCATGGTGATCTGCATCCCCAGCGGCATCACCGAAGTGGAAAAGCGCGCGGTGAAGGACAGTGCGGAACATGCGGGCGCCAAGGAGGTCTACCTGATCCACGAGCCCATGGCGGCGGCGATCGGCATCGGCATCGATGTGGAGGAACCGATGGGCAACATGATCATCGACATCGGCGGCGGCACCTCGGAGATCGCGGTGATCGCGCTGGGGGGCATCGTTTGCGACAAGAACATCCGCGTGGCGGGGGACGAGTTCACCAGCGACATCGAGGAGTACATGCGCCGCCAGCACAACATCCTGGTAGGCGAGCGCACGGCGGAGCAGATCAAGATCGAAGTGGGCAGCGCCCTGGTGGAGCTGGAAGATCCCCCACCGGACTACGCCGTACGCGGTCGCGACCTGATGACGGGCATCCCCAAGGAGATCACGGTGACCTATTCCGAGATCGCCCAAGCATTGGACAAGTCCATCAGCAAGATCGAGGAGGCCATCCTCAGCGCCTTGGAGAGCACGCCCCCGGAACTGAGCGCTGACATCTACCGCACGGGCATCTACCTCGCCGGCGGCGGCGCCCTGCTCCGCGGCTTGGACAAACGGATCAGCATCAAAACGAAATTGCCGGTCCACGTCAGCGAAGATCCCCTACGTGCGGTGGCGCGCGGCACCGGCATCGCGCTGCGCAACATCGACAGGTTCCAGTTCCTCATGCGGGAATAA